The following proteins are co-located in the Candidatus Woesearchaeota archaeon genome:
- a CDS encoding ABC transporter permease: MITEYLWLSFENLRHKRLRSWLTMIGIVIGIAAIVSLIGLGEGLRAAIMAQFNIAGADVLRVSASSSAGPPGFSVVNPLTESDLHRIKNVNSVEAAVGRIFQSVTMTSNGQSVAGMMLSMPAGKDRTVMEEIFNFEADKGRLLKDGDRNAVVLGAHFFEEEHFDKQLRVGEKITIDGTSFTIIGFLEEKGSFFIDASIIANEEVMRSRYNRSDEYDFIGVKVAPGSDVNKLTEDIEYVMRQQRKVKKGEEDFSVESPQAIIKSLNNTLLGIQIFVYIIAGISLLVGGIGITNAMYTAVLERTKEIGIMKAVGAKNSTIFTLFFLEAGFLGSFGGFVGASLGTLMAYGAASISRVALGTDLISAHVEPWLFIGALLFSFLIGTLAGILPALQAAHKNPVDSLRYAK, translated from the coding sequence ATGATTACAGAATACCTCTGGTTAAGCTTTGAAAATCTGAGACATAAACGATTGCGTAGCTGGCTAACAATGATAGGCATTGTTATCGGTATTGCTGCAATTGTTTCTTTGATTGGGTTAGGTGAGGGATTACGAGCAGCAATTATGGCCCAATTTAATATTGCTGGCGCTGATGTATTACGGGTTAGTGCATCCTCTTCTGCAGGTCCGCCTGGCTTTAGTGTTGTCAATCCACTCACTGAAAGTGATTTGCATCGAATTAAGAATGTTAATAGTGTTGAAGCGGCTGTTGGTAGAATCTTTCAGAGCGTTACCATGACGTCGAATGGGCAATCAGTAGCAGGTATGATGTTGAGTATGCCTGCTGGAAAAGATCGTACCGTTATGGAAGAGATCTTTAATTTTGAAGCAGACAAAGGAAGATTATTGAAGGATGGAGATCGAAATGCTGTCGTTTTAGGAGCTCATTTTTTTGAAGAGGAGCATTTTGATAAACAACTTCGTGTGGGAGAGAAAATAACGATTGATGGAACTTCCTTCACGATTATTGGATTTCTCGAAGAGAAGGGAAGCTTTTTTATCGATGCTTCAATTATTGCTAATGAGGAAGTCATGCGATCTCGGTATAACCGTTCAGACGAGTATGATTTTATTGGAGTAAAAGTAGCACCAGGAAGCGATGTCAATAAACTTACTGAAGATATAGAATATGTCATGCGTCAGCAGCGAAAGGTGAAGAAGGGTGAAGAAGACTTTAGTGTAGAATCACCTCAGGCCATTATTAAAAGTCTGAACAATACACTTCTTGGTATTCAGATCTTTGTGTATATTATTGCTGGTATCTCTCTTCTTGTTGGTGGTATCGGCATAACAAATGCAATGTACACAGCCGTGCTTGAACGCACCAAAGAGATTGGTATTATGAAAGCAGTTGGTGCTAAAAATAGTACTATCTTTACTTTGTTTTTTCTTGAAGCTGGTTTCCTCGGCTCTTTTGGTGGCTTCGTTGGTGCATCACTCGGTACGCTTATGGCCTATGGAGCTGCAAGTATTAGTCGTGTAGCCTTGGGTACTGATCTGATAAGCGCACATGTGGAACCATGGCTTTTTATCGGCGCACTGTTATTTTCTTTTCTGATTGGTACCCTTGCAGGAATCCTTCCTGCCCTGCAGGCAGCACATAAAAATCCAGTGGATAGCTTACGGTATGCAAAATGA